TTGAAATTCCTGCTTTAATAATTTTTAATACTTCTTCTAAAGCAATATTAACAATTGAAACTAAAGGATCATATTCTGGATTTAAACTAATTGTTAAAGCAGTATCAGCAATACATCCATTTATATGTACACCAATATCTATTTTTATAATCGAATTTGGAGGTATAATAGAAGAATCATTTGGGATAGGAGAATAATGAGCTGCAACTTCATTTATACCTATGTTACAAGGAAAAGCTGGAACCCCACCTTCATCTTTTATTCTATTTTCAAGATATTCAGCAATTTCAAATAATTTTTCTCCTTCACTAACTACTTTTCTAATTTCTTCTCTAATTTTTTTAGCTATTTTTCCAGCTTCAAAAAAATCATTTATATAAGCCATTTTTTAACCCTTTTTTTTACTTACAAATACTATTTAATACATTTTTTAATTAAAAAATATAATAAAAATTTTTATTCTTAAGAATATATTTAAATATGGGTACAATTGCTCGCCATCCAAGAGTTGTTTAGAGAAAGAGTTTAAACTCTTCCAATGATAAACAATGTTCGTGGCGAGCAACAAAAGTACCCCAAAGCTTTTTAAATTACCATATTTATTGCATTCTAATAGAATAAAGTATGAATATAGAAGAAAAAATAAAGATTATAAAAAGCCCACCTACAATAGAGATTATAAACGAAGAGGAATTACAGAAAGTTTTAGAAGAAAAAGAACATCCAATAACTTATTGCGGATATGAAACAAGTGGACCAATTCATTTAGGTCATTTAATAGCTATTAAAAAACAAATAGATTTGCAAAAAATTGGCTTAATTGTAAAAGTTTTATGGCCTGATTTACATACTTTTATGAATAGAAAAGGTTCTTTAGAATGGATTCATAAAATGCAAGAATATTCGCAACATTGTTTTATTGCATGCGGCTTAGATCCTCAAAAAACAATATTTATTCAAGGATCAGATTTTGAATTAGATAAAAAATATATTGAAGATTTTATGAAGCTTAGTTTACATATAACTATTTCAAGGGCAAAAAGAAGTATGACAATTGTAGGTAGAAAAATGGAAGATGCTCGTGTTTCACAAATAGTTTATCCAGTTTTTCAATGTCTTGATATTGCTTATTTAGATGTAGATATTGCTCATGGAGGAATGGATCAAAGAAAAATACATATGCTTGCTAGAGAATTTTTACCAGAAATAGGTTATAAAAAACCAGTATGTCTTCATACAGCAATACTAACTTCTTTAACAGGGCCTGGAGAAAAAATGTCTTCAAGTAAACCTGAAACATTTATAGCGATCCATGATCCTCCAGAAGTAATTGAGGAAAAAATTATGAAAGCATATTGTCCAGCAAAGGAAATAATCAATAATCCAATAATAGAAATTTGTAATTATATAATTTTTCCTTATTATCAAAAACTAGAAGTTGAAAGACCTAGCAAATATGGTGGAAAAATAATATTTTATTCATTTAAAGAATTAAAAGAAGAATTTGAAAAAGGAAAATTACATCCTTTAGACCTTAAAAAAGCGGTATTAGAAAATTTAATAAAAATTTTAGAACCTATAAGGAAATATTTTAATAATAAAACTGAAATATTAAATATTCTTAAACAAACTAAAAGAGATACTATATGATAGGTAAGTTATCTCATTTAAATATAAGATTGCCCTATCTTTTTTAAATTTTAAAATTTAAAGAAAAAAGGAGAATAAGAAATACATTTAAGAAACTTAAATCTATAGTTATTTAAAAAATAGACTTGAGAGTTTGATGCTACAAGAATGATATATAAAAATATAATTAGGAAAAACAATTTTATATCAATGATAGATTCTTTAATGAAAATAATTAATGATTTAAATAAAGAAGAGGCAATTTTAGTAGTAGAAGGGAAAAAAGATATAGAAGCATTAAGAAATTTTGGTTTTAAAGGAAAAATATTAGAATATAGACAATTGTTAGAATCTTTACATAAAGAAGAATATGTAAAAAAATTTATTTTATTAGTAGATTTTGATCAAGAAGGAAGAAAAATATGTAAAAAACTTTATAATTTACTTTCAGTAAAAGGATATAAAGTTGATACATATTATTGGAGAAAAATGAGTGAATTTAAAAAATATGGTTTAAATGAAATAGAAGATATTTATTCATATTTAAAAAATGAGTGGGGGTGGTTAAATGAGTCAAATTTCAACAGTCAAATATATTATAGAAGCCAGCATAGAAGTAGATGGTAATGTTGATAAACCAGATATTGTAGGAGCCCTCTTCGGTCAAGCATTATAATGCGCCGAAAACAGAGGGAATATTTAGCTCAGAATTTGATTTAAGAGAATTACAAAGAACAGGAAGAATAGGAAGAATAGAAATAGAAGTAGAAAAAGTGGGAAATAAAACTTATGGAAAAATATACGTACCAGTTAGTCTTGAAAGAAGCACAACAGCATTAATAGCAGCTATGCTTGAAATTGTTGATAGAGTTGGACCATACTCAGCAAAAGTTAAAATAGATAAAATAAATGATATAAGAGCTGAAAAGAGGAAAAAAATTGTTGAAAGAGCTAAAGCAATTCTATATGATTGGGAAATTAAGAAGATACCTATTGAAGATGAAGTTTTAAAAGAAATTGAAGAAGCACTTATAAAAGCTAAAATTATTGAATATGGACCAGAAAAACTTCCTGCAGGCCCAGAAATTGAAGAAAGTGAAGAATTAATAATTGTGGAAGGTAGAGCAGATGTTATAAATCTTTTAAGACATGGTTATAAAAATGTTATAGCAGTTGAAGGAGTAAAAATACCTGAGACAATTAAAGATATTGCTAAAGCAAAAAAGAAAGTTATAGCTTTTCTCGATGGAGATAGAGGTGGAGATTTAATACTAAAACAATTATTAAATGAGGGAGTAAAAATAGATTTTGTTGCAAGAGCACCTTATGGAAAAGAAGTAGAAGAACTTACTGGAAAAGAAATAGCAGATGCATTTGAAGAAGCAAAATCAGTAAAAGAAGAAAAATATAAAAGTTTAATTCTTGAAAAAAAGCAATATGATTTACCAAATAATGTATTAGAAGTTGCTAAAGAAGTTGAAGGAAGTTTAATGGCATATTTAATGGATAACGAAGCAAATATAATTGAAAAAGTTCCTGTAAGCGAATTAGCTAAAAAAATTGAAGATTATAAAAACATTAAAATTAAATATATTATTTTTGATGGAGTTGTTACACAAAGACTTGTAGATATAACTTCAACTATAAATGAAGAAGTATATTTAATAGGAAGTAGGATTGGAGAGATAACTAAGAAACCTATGAATGTTCAAATACTTGTTTTTCAAGAGTTACTAAGAAAGTAAAATATTTCCTTTTAATTTAGATTTTAGAAATAATGAAATTTTTCAAGTCCACCATATGGGTTCTTTTTTAGCTTTTTCTAATCTTTCCATAACTTTCTTATAGCTTTTATGATGAATAGAAGCATTCTTAAGACCTTTCACTAGATAACGTGAAACATTTTCATTACTCCATCTTTGAATATTAAGAGAATCTATTAATTGTCCTTTATTACTAATACTTGGAGGTAAATTTTTATTAAATTTATTTAAAATATTTGAAAATTTATCTTTAAAAGAATCTACATTTTCTTTAATTTCATTAATACTTTTTTCTTTTAGAGAAGATATACTTTCTAATTTAGAAGAAGATTTTATAAAACTTTGAGTTTCTTCTTTTTTTAATGATATTTTTAATTTATCCATATCTCTTTTAATTAAAAATGCTTTTTTAAAATTCGGCCCTCCATTTAATTTTTTTAAGCGTTCATATTCATTTCTTAAATTTCTAAGCTTTTCTTTTAAAAGAATAGCATTAGCATCATGAGGGTATTTAGCAGCCAATTCTTTAAAATAAACATCTGCAACAATTTTATCTCCTACAATTTTAGCATTTTCTTCAACAATTCTTTTAAGATAATAATAGTATTTCTCCTTATTATTTTCAGATTCTGCTAAGCCTTCTATAAGCTTTTTATAAACATTTGACATAACGTTTCCATTACTATATTAATAAATACTTCTTTAAATATTTTTCTTAATAACTATGTCAGCTTTATTTTTTACATTAAGCTTTATGAGATTATTTATATAATTGTAAATATCCATAAAAATATGGTTAGAATAATTAGAAAAATTTATAAATACAATGAGGATATTTATTAGAAGAATAATATGAAGAGCAGTGATAAATCTATTAATATTAATGAAATTTTAAAATTTATTGAAGAAAATGAGCCTGTATGTGTAAGTGGCATTTCTGAAAAATTTAATGTTAGTTGGGCTACTGCAAAAACATTACTTCTTGAACTTGTTTTACATGGAAAAATAAATATGAAAAAATGCGGTAAAACATGGATTGTATGGATGAAAGAAGGTTCTAAAATAAAAGAATAATATCTTAAATAAAAAAAATTCTATTAAACAAAAATTAATATTAATTACATTTTAAATTTTATTTTTTATTTAGGAATAAGTAAATAAAAATATAGAGATGGTATATTTTGTTTCCAAATTTTGGCATTCATTTACCGACCCATAGTAAATATAATTATTCTGATATCGTAAAAATTTCTATTATTGCTGATAAATTAGGCTATAATTTTTTATGGGTTGGCGACCATTTTTATCTTCCAGAAAAAATTTATATAAAAACAGGAGGAAATCCTAAAAAACCAAATAAGCTTGATGCTTGGACTTTATTAACTGCTATAGCAGTACAAACAAAAAAGATTAGATTAGGAACTCGCGTTTCTCCAATACCATTTTATATGCCAGCTAAACTTGCAAAGATTATAACAACAGCGGATATAATTTCTAACGGCCGCATTAATTTTGGTGTAGGAGCAGGATGGTTTAAGGATGAGGCAATATCTTATGGTTTTGAATGGGAAAGTCATAAAGAAAGAATTTCCAAAATGTTAGAGGGTTTAGAAATAATTTTAAAACTTTGGAAAGAAAATAAAACAACTTATAATGGAAAATATTATAATGTTTATAACGCGCCTTTCTGGCCAAAGCCTATACAAAAACCTCATCCACCAATTTGGTTTGGTGGATCTTCGAAAATTATACTTGAAGCTACTGTAAAATATGGGAACGGTTTTCTCTTTTTAACAGATATACAACTAGAAAAATTTAAAGAAATGGTTAAAGATATTATTGAAATAATGAAGTACTACAAAAGAAGAAAGAAAATTCT
The DNA window shown above is from Nitrososphaerota archaeon and carries:
- a CDS encoding tyrosine--tRNA ligase, producing the protein MNIEEKIKIIKSPPTIEIINEEELQKVLEEKEHPITYCGYETSGPIHLGHLIAIKKQIDLQKIGLIVKVLWPDLHTFMNRKGSLEWIHKMQEYSQHCFIACGLDPQKTIFIQGSDFELDKKYIEDFMKLSLHITISRAKRSMTIVGRKMEDARVSQIVYPVFQCLDIAYLDVDIAHGGMDQRKIHMLAREFLPEIGYKKPVCLHTAILTSLTGPGEKMSSSKPETFIAIHDPPEVIEEKIMKAYCPAKEIINNPIIEICNYIIFPYYQKLEVERPSKYGGKIIFYSFKELKEEFEKGKLHPLDLKKAVLENLIKILEPIRKYFNNKTEILNILKQTKRDTI
- a CDS encoding LLM class flavin-dependent oxidoreductase, which translates into the protein MFPNFGIHLPTHSKYNYSDIVKISIIADKLGYNFLWVGDHFYLPEKIYIKTGGNPKKPNKLDAWTLLTAIAVQTKKIRLGTRVSPIPFYMPAKLAKIITTADIISNGRINFGVGAGWFKDEAISYGFEWESHKERISKMLEGLEIILKLWKENKTTYNGKYYNVYNAPFWPKPIQKPHPPIWFGGSSKIILEATVKYGNGFLFLTDIQLEKFKEMVKDIIEIMKYYKRRKKILLAPSFSYPDGLGEKTSEWISKIDSYIKLNANAIIIDFSQTNVSPDKAITILKKFSKVVFPKYKKLSS